The following is a genomic window from Chanos chanos chromosome 1, fChaCha1.1, whole genome shotgun sequence.
AAACACAGTACAAATTAATTCCACCAAACAATTCGGTTAAATCGGCTTTATATTTCCTCTTCTAATGTAACAGACCATAGAATGCAACATACCTTTCAATAAGAAATATATCAAGTAATGCTGATAGTCTCCCTCCCAGTCCACTAATGGGGATAGACAACAGtcatagacatagacacagGGGACAGACAACCAATGGGGATAGACAACTGTCGTAGACACAGGCATAGACATACACAtaggcatacacacagactcagacaaagGCATACACATGGACATAGACATatacataggcacacacacagacacagacacagacaaagatatACACATggacatagacatacacatagGGGACAGACAACCAATGAGGATAGGCAATGGGGATAGACAAATATTCAAACCAAATCTCTGTGAGGATGAATGTTTAGCATTCAAGTATGACACGAAAAAGTCAAAAATAACTGGCTTCAAAGGTTCAATCGAAGCAAAAATGTTCCAATTGCTACTGTCATCGAGTAGGTAtcatttaaaatggtttttCAGAGGTGACTGTATTTCTGTCTAAACCATCTGTCCACTTTCACTTTTACACTGAAgcagcacattaaaaaaagagatatacTACAAGaccatttcattatttgttaaTCTGACTTTGTGAGATCATAAGTTCTTGTATACCATCAATGACCAGGTATTTGTGAGTTGTGCTTGTTCACTCACTGTAACCTGTCTGTTACTCTGATGAAGCTGATGTTGGCCTATTGCAGAACACTGCCTATCATTAGCTTAATGTCTTGGATGTCAAAGTCATGCACACAAACCCCTTCAGGGCTTGTGTTACTGCATATGCATATCAGCACACTTGTGTCAAATCTAAAGAGGCTAAGTATGCAACTACAACACCTTGTTAAAATGGCTTTAAATCTCCCCTAATGTCCCTATGAAATGCACCCATACAAATATCTCTCGATATTGGCCTACCAGCTTTAAATTGTATGGTCTGATATGATATAGCACTGATACATCTGGTGGTCTTTTTCACCGAAAAGCTGGCTTGGCCAAATAAAGTGGCTACTCAGTAGACTCTTACCTTTGATTTGAGAGCCCAGTATTCCTCTGTCCCATACTGTACATTTCGGAAACTGGTGAGGTAGTCATAACTAATAAAGGCAGTCTAGAGGGAAAGTAAATGGATTTTATCATTATGAACACTTGTATAAAGGACACATATCTTTTACAACAAGTGAATGTAATCATATAAAACAACTCTGAGGCCCATATCTTAGAGGTATACATTCTGTCATCTGTAACATGAGTGAAATGTTTAATCATGTCGACCATTACCGTGGTTGCTGCTCTCCCAAATCTAATGACGCTAAAGTCATTGGGATCAACATTTTTGTTGTACAGGTAGAATCCCGATGAGGCGAACACTGCAGTCGCAGATGACACTTTCAACAACCGTCCCGCCATGTGAGGCACTGTtaattaaagaaaaggaaaaacagagtttCTGAGAAATTCATAGCTGGTTTACATGAACTTTGGGTCCAATAATTTACTTCCAAATTGGCCTACATCCTAGAGGCTATTTGATTTCCTCCTTGTCCCCCAGAGGTTCTACAGTGCATCAGTGACAAGAAGTCAGCTGTCAAATTggttaaatgatttttaaaacatctgtAATTCTGTAAAAATCAATAAGCCATCACCTTAGTGACAGAATGGGTTCATAAACGATAAATGAAACCTTTGAATGGAATGCCTGTTAGAAAATACGATGAAGACCGGGTTACCCTGGTTGTTATTATGTAACGGAGTCGAACAAAAGTATTTCTGTTGAATGCCGGGAGTTAAACATAGTTCAAACTATAACATCAGCCAACCCAGTAGAACATGAAGGACATACACCCATGCAAGCATTACTTGCTCTCTGCCAAATGAGCATGGTATTATGCAAGCAGTTTCGTAACAAGCGCTATGAAAGGTTAATTGACTAATAGCAGTTATACTCTCATAAGTTTTGTGAAGACATCGTTTAATTAAACTGTCAGAACTTACTAAAGGGAGAAAAATTACCTGCATCTACTCTGAAATCACACACGCTGTCATTCACTCACCGGTTTCGCTTTTCGACCTCTCAACTCCTGCCCCCTTTGTTGTTATGCTGGCTTTGCGCAAAGCATCTTGGTTAATGTAGTTCaaggaaatatattttttatgaataaaacTCTATAGCGCCGTAAAAAGGAGCGTTATACTCTTCAACATACCTGTGACATGAATAACAGGTAAAATATTACAGATTTACAGTTGTAACTGTGTGACTTACTTTTTTCCTGATGTGCAATAAATCAATTACTCCTACAAGCATGGGAAATATATATTACGTCAAACACCTGCGCACCAGCACAGTGACGTATAGATATCGGAGCCAGGCATCCCACGAGCAACCTTAATTATAGATTGAGATGTATGATATGTGTAAAATTAACAACTTTACATACAGTTCACTGGTGTTGTACGAATTTTataaattagagaaaaaaaaactgagataaaACTTGCTCACAATCTGGTTTGTGACATACTGTCTATTCTCAAATACTGCAAGCAAATTGTTACCTGACCCCATTTCAGTAAATGATATAACTTATAAATACATGGAGAGGTTTTGAAGCAAAATGATATTTTGGGATGTTTTCTATTGAAGAGGTTCTAACTAAAGACACATTCCTTGGTAATTACTTTATGAGAAGGTTATAATAACTTTAACAATTAGCATGGTATTACTATTGACTAATTACATTATTACTCACTTGCCCATAATCAGACTTAAAGTCAGGGCTTCTAATGCCATTTTGGTTCTTCAAACTCCTCTAGCaagttctctctcacattttagAAAAAGGTGACAGGACAAAGACTATAcgtatgtttatgtttgaaatCTGTTGAAGAGGACAATCAAACAGGAAATTACTGGCTTAATACACAGGTTGGGGAATTCTTTATTTTCACATACTTTACTTTCACATAAAGTGACAagtaaatgttttacagtgtatatatatatatataaattcctTGTTTCTTATGCATACACCAATGCCAACTCATTATTAATCTGGTTTGACAGATTTTCAGGTTCGAAAGCATTCATTGTGAGGATACTCATTTGAACATAAGACAAATGAAGTTACAAAACAGTCTCACATAGACATCCACAATAAATAACACTGTGGCGTGACTAACAaattataaaacagttttcttCTCGTGGTAAGGTACAAACAAGCACACTCCTTCagctttcttctgtttctttggtAAGTCTTTTTCCAACAAatgcctttctgtttctctggacCTGAAGCTGCAGCCAAAGAAGATATAAAATGAGCAATAGTAATACATCTGACAATCCATCACAAGGAGTAGCTTATTTTGTAAACATGTCAGAAACTTCATTTTTGTTATCGTGAAGTTTGAGAAATCACCTTGGAACCCTCGATTATATGAGGATCCTTCTGCAGAGCATTTTGCAACCCTTCCTCCGAGGTATATCCAATCCAGCAAAAACCCCTGTGGAAACCAGTCTCTTTGTCCTGTAAAATTAACGAGTGACATTATGGAATCGCTCACACAATTTCAGGTATGTTTCCGAGAGAAACGTGGTGATGTAAAAGGTTGAACACTTACAAAGGGCAGGAGACACTTCTTCACTTGTCCAAACTGTCCAAAATATTCCTTTACCTCTTCTGTAAATTAAAAGATAAAGGACATTTTAACCACATTTACTTCAATAACcacatttttcatcttttcgAGATTGGAATAATCTGTCTAACAAACTCGACAGTAGATAATTCGCTTAAAGTATAAGCTTGGCTGGGGTACGGCAGGATGCCGCCGCACACGTTTAATCAGTTTTGCATCTGTGATTATAAGTATATGATAATACGCACATGAAACAGATCACGCACAAATTTATTAAATGTCCCGTAGTGTGCTACTTACTAGAAGCAACGGTCCAGGGTACTTTTGAAACAAATACCTCGAACACCTTTTTACCGGAGGCTGCCATGTTTTGTCCTTGACAAGCGTTACCTTTGACCTAAATCACATGACCAGGAATTGTATTTTATAACATTAACTATGGCACTGAAGCAAACGTTAACCATCTCAAAAACAATATTATAAATACTTATTTAattcaaaatatatatttgttttgttaaatttaagtATTTGTATAAAAATATTGAGATTGTTAATTTCGGTCTTGACGTATTGAGCTGAAAGGTCAGATCATGACGACAAAGATGGCAGCCTCCATAGTTGAGCATGGGGAAGATGCATTTagaaaattattcaaattttaTAAACGGAGAAATCCACCTCCAGATTTCAGCGAGGTTATTGATTTCTCAAAAAATTTGAAGAGCGAAGCGGTGAGTCTTTACAAAAACGGTGTTGTGTTACCGACAGTCTGAATGCGTATTCGATATAGCCTTTTATAACATCTGGGTAATGATAGCAAACTCAGTGCATTTTCGTGGTagtgaaaatgaaactgcaTCCTAGAGAAGTATGCTCTTAAGACAATTAGGAGAGATGCTGTCTAAA
Proteins encoded in this region:
- the slirp gene encoding SRA stem-loop-interacting RNA-binding protein, mitochondrial — its product is MAASGKKVFEVFVSKVPWTVASKEVKEYFGQFGQVKKCLLPFDKETGFHRGFCWIGYTSEEGLQNALQKDPHIIEGSKLQVQRNRKAFVGKRLTKETEES